From Acidothermus cellulolyticus 11B, a single genomic window includes:
- the gltB gene encoding glutamate synthase large subunit, whose product MSTSPISPVDLGLPDPTPRGLYDPRFDRDSCGVAFVADLRRGPSHSVIELALTALRNLEHRGATGREADTGDGAGLLAQIPDAFFRAILDVDLPPAGGYAAGIAFLPTDNFAAATKVSAIERIVAEEQLRVLAWRELPIDPSVPGPSARAVMPRFRQLFVAPVDSSLTGIDVERRTFRARKRIEREVGVYFPSLSPRTIVYKGMLTAPQLERFFPDLADPRFASALALVHSRFSTNTFPSWPLAHPYRYIAHNGEINTIMGNRNWMRARETLLASDRIPGDLSQLFPIITPGGSDSMSFDEVLELLHLGGRSLPHAVLMMIPEAWENNDEMPDDLRAFYEFHASVMEPWDGPACVTFTDGTVIGAVLDRNGLRPGRYWVTEDGLVVLASEVGVLDIDPATVIRKGRLQPGRIFLVDLSQGRIIDDAEIKAQLAAEKPYREWLHAGLLKLPDLPDREHVVYTHESVLRRQQTFGYTEEELRLILAPMARSGAEPIGSMGNDAPLAVLSNRPRLLFDYFTQLFAQVTNPPLDAIREELVTSLANTIGPEQNLLEPTPASCRQIVVPFPVIDNDELAKILHINDDGDLPGLAPYVVRGLYRVSGGGAALRERLAEICAEVSEAIERGARIIVLSDRDSDREFAPIPSLLLTGAVHHHLIREKTRTKVGLVVEAGDVREVHHVALLIGYGAAAVNPYLAMETVEDMVRTGFLRGIDAQTAVHNLVKALGKGVLKVMSKMGISTVASYTGAQVFEALGLSQEVIDRYFTGTPSKLGGVGLDVLAEEVAARHRKAYPVDEVRPSHRRLDVGGDYQWRREGELHLFNPETVFRLQHSTRTGRYDIFKQYTRLVDEQSRNLMTLRGLFRLRTGVRPPVPIEEVEPVSSIVKRFSTGAMSYGSISQEAHETLAIAMNRLGAKSNTGEGGEDPERLYDERRSAIKQVASGRFGVTAEYLTAADDLQIKMAQGAKPGEGGQLPGHKVYPWIAKTRYSTPGVGLISPPPHHDIYSIEDLKQLIHDLKNANPRARIHVKLVAETGVGTVAAGVAKAKADVVLISGHDGGTGASPLTSIKHAGAPWELGLAETQQTLVANGLRDRIVVQTDGQLKTGRDVIIAALLGAEEFGFATAPLVVSGCIMMRVCHLDTCPVGVATQNPELRKRFNGKPEFVINFFEFIAQEVREYLAALGFRSLDEAIGQVEFLDVSDAIDHWKASGLDLSPILRVPDNRDEPRRCVTVQDHGLDKALDNTLIALCEGALNDATPVKLELPIRNVNRTVGTMLGHEVTKRYRGAGLPDDTIDITFTGSAGQSFGAFLPRGITLRLIGDANDYVGKGLSGGRIILRPPLEAPFEAHKNIIAGNVMFYGATAGEGFVRGVVGERFCVRNSGVTAVVEGVGDHGCEYMTGGVVVVLGATGRNFAAGMSGGVAYVLDLDPLRVNTEMVDLDPLDSDDAEVLERLVRKHAAETGSTVAAELLADWPAALARFTKIMPQDYKRVLAAKALAEQTGADVNEQIMAAAHG is encoded by the coding sequence ATGTCGACGTCCCCGATCAGCCCGGTTGACCTGGGCCTGCCTGACCCGACGCCGCGCGGGTTGTACGACCCACGCTTCGACCGCGACTCCTGCGGTGTGGCGTTCGTGGCTGACCTGCGCCGTGGCCCGAGCCACTCGGTGATCGAACTGGCGCTGACCGCGCTGCGGAATCTCGAGCACCGCGGGGCGACCGGCCGCGAGGCCGATACGGGTGACGGCGCCGGCTTGCTTGCGCAGATCCCTGACGCGTTTTTCCGCGCCATCCTGGACGTCGACTTGCCGCCGGCCGGTGGGTACGCCGCAGGCATCGCCTTCCTGCCCACCGACAATTTCGCGGCGGCGACGAAGGTGTCGGCCATCGAACGGATCGTCGCCGAGGAGCAGCTTCGGGTTCTCGCGTGGCGGGAACTGCCGATCGATCCCTCGGTGCCCGGTCCGTCGGCCCGGGCGGTCATGCCCCGGTTCCGCCAGCTTTTCGTCGCACCCGTCGATTCGTCGCTGACCGGGATTGATGTGGAGCGACGCACGTTCCGGGCCCGCAAGCGGATCGAACGTGAAGTCGGCGTGTACTTTCCGTCACTCTCGCCGCGGACCATCGTGTACAAGGGCATGCTGACCGCACCGCAGCTCGAGCGGTTCTTCCCCGATCTCGCCGATCCACGGTTTGCCAGCGCGTTGGCCTTGGTGCACTCCCGGTTCTCGACGAACACGTTCCCGAGCTGGCCGCTGGCACACCCGTACCGGTACATCGCGCACAACGGCGAGATCAACACCATCATGGGGAACCGCAACTGGATGCGGGCGCGGGAAACCTTGTTGGCATCCGACCGGATACCCGGCGACCTCTCCCAGCTGTTCCCCATCATCACGCCGGGCGGCAGTGACTCGATGAGTTTCGACGAGGTGCTGGAATTGCTGCACCTCGGCGGCCGGTCCCTGCCGCACGCGGTCCTCATGATGATTCCGGAGGCGTGGGAGAACAACGACGAAATGCCCGACGACCTGCGGGCGTTTTACGAATTCCACGCGAGCGTCATGGAACCCTGGGACGGCCCGGCGTGTGTCACCTTCACCGACGGCACGGTCATCGGTGCGGTCCTTGACCGGAATGGCCTGCGTCCGGGACGCTACTGGGTCACCGAAGACGGCCTTGTCGTGTTGGCCAGTGAGGTCGGTGTCCTCGACATCGATCCGGCGACGGTCATTCGGAAGGGCCGTCTCCAGCCTGGGCGCATTTTCCTCGTCGACCTGTCGCAGGGGCGCATCATCGACGACGCCGAAATCAAGGCGCAATTGGCGGCGGAGAAGCCGTATCGCGAATGGCTGCACGCCGGGCTGTTGAAGCTGCCGGACCTGCCGGACCGGGAACACGTTGTTTACACCCACGAGTCCGTGCTGCGCCGGCAGCAGACGTTTGGTTACACCGAAGAAGAATTGCGGCTCATCCTTGCGCCGATGGCGCGCAGCGGTGCCGAGCCCATCGGGTCGATGGGCAACGATGCGCCGCTCGCCGTTCTCTCCAACCGTCCTCGGCTCCTCTTCGATTACTTCACGCAACTCTTCGCCCAGGTCACCAATCCGCCGCTGGACGCCATTCGTGAGGAACTCGTCACTTCGTTGGCGAATACCATCGGCCCGGAACAGAATCTCCTCGAACCGACCCCGGCGTCGTGCCGGCAGATCGTTGTTCCGTTCCCGGTGATCGACAACGACGAGCTGGCGAAGATTCTGCACATCAACGACGACGGCGACCTGCCGGGGCTTGCGCCGTACGTGGTCCGTGGCCTGTACCGGGTGAGCGGCGGCGGCGCTGCGCTGCGCGAGCGGTTGGCGGAAATTTGTGCGGAAGTCTCGGAGGCCATCGAGCGAGGCGCCCGTATCATCGTGCTTTCCGACCGGGACTCCGACCGCGAATTTGCCCCTATTCCGTCGCTCCTGCTCACCGGGGCGGTGCATCACCATCTCATCCGGGAGAAGACCCGGACCAAGGTGGGTCTGGTCGTCGAGGCCGGTGACGTCCGCGAGGTGCACCATGTCGCGCTGCTCATCGGGTACGGCGCCGCCGCGGTGAACCCCTATCTCGCCATGGAAACCGTGGAAGACATGGTGCGCACGGGATTCCTGCGCGGCATCGACGCCCAGACCGCGGTGCACAACCTCGTCAAGGCGCTCGGCAAGGGCGTGCTGAAGGTCATGTCCAAGATGGGAATTTCGACGGTCGCCTCATACACCGGCGCCCAGGTCTTCGAAGCGCTCGGGCTCTCACAAGAGGTGATCGACCGCTACTTCACCGGGACGCCGTCGAAGCTGGGCGGCGTCGGTCTCGACGTGCTTGCCGAAGAAGTCGCGGCCCGCCACCGGAAGGCCTACCCGGTCGACGAAGTCCGGCCGTCCCACCGGCGCCTGGACGTCGGCGGTGACTACCAGTGGCGCCGGGAAGGGGAATTGCACCTGTTCAATCCCGAGACGGTGTTCCGGCTTCAGCATTCGACCCGCACCGGCCGATACGACATTTTCAAGCAGTACACCCGGCTCGTTGACGAGCAATCCCGCAACCTCATGACGCTGCGCGGGTTGTTCCGCCTCCGCACCGGTGTTCGGCCCCCGGTGCCCATCGAGGAAGTTGAACCGGTGAGCTCCATTGTCAAGCGGTTCTCAACCGGTGCGATGAGTTACGGCTCGATCAGCCAGGAGGCGCACGAAACGCTCGCGATTGCGATGAACCGGCTCGGCGCCAAGTCCAATACCGGTGAAGGCGGAGAGGACCCGGAGCGGTTGTACGACGAGCGGCGCAGTGCCATCAAGCAGGTGGCCAGCGGGCGGTTCGGAGTGACCGCCGAGTACCTCACGGCCGCTGACGACCTGCAAATCAAGATGGCCCAGGGTGCCAAGCCCGGCGAGGGCGGTCAATTGCCGGGTCACAAGGTGTATCCGTGGATCGCCAAGACCCGGTACTCCACGCCCGGTGTCGGGCTCATTTCACCGCCGCCGCACCACGACATTTACTCCATCGAGGACCTCAAGCAACTCATCCATGACTTGAAGAACGCCAATCCGCGGGCGCGGATTCACGTCAAGCTCGTCGCGGAGACCGGTGTTGGGACGGTGGCGGCCGGTGTCGCCAAGGCGAAAGCAGACGTCGTCCTCATCTCGGGCCACGACGGCGGCACCGGAGCGTCGCCGTTGACGTCCATCAAGCATGCCGGTGCGCCGTGGGAGCTTGGGCTTGCCGAGACCCAGCAGACGTTGGTGGCCAATGGGTTGCGGGACCGGATCGTCGTGCAGACTGACGGGCAGCTCAAGACCGGCCGGGACGTCATCATTGCGGCTCTCCTCGGCGCCGAGGAATTCGGGTTCGCGACCGCGCCGCTTGTCGTGTCCGGATGCATCATGATGCGGGTCTGTCACCTCGACACCTGCCCGGTCGGCGTGGCGACGCAGAATCCCGAATTGCGCAAGCGGTTCAACGGCAAGCCGGAATTCGTCATCAATTTCTTCGAGTTCATCGCCCAGGAAGTGCGGGAATATCTCGCCGCCCTGGGTTTCCGGTCGCTGGACGAGGCAATCGGCCAGGTCGAGTTCCTCGACGTCTCGGACGCCATCGATCATTGGAAGGCGAGCGGCCTGGACCTTTCGCCGATCCTGCGCGTGCCCGACAACCGCGACGAGCCCCGCCGGTGCGTCACGGTGCAGGACCACGGCCTGGACAAGGCGCTGGACAACACCCTCATCGCGCTCTGCGAAGGCGCGTTGAACGACGCCACTCCGGTCAAGCTCGAATTGCCCATCCGCAACGTCAACCGAACCGTCGGCACGATGCTCGGCCACGAAGTGACTAAGCGGTACCGGGGCGCCGGTCTTCCCGACGACACCATCGACATCACCTTCACCGGTTCGGCCGGTCAGTCGTTCGGCGCGTTCCTTCCGCGGGGTATCACGCTCCGGCTCATCGGTGACGCCAACGATTACGTCGGGAAGGGTCTCTCCGGTGGTCGTATCATCCTGCGCCCGCCGCTGGAAGCTCCCTTCGAGGCGCACAAGAACATCATTGCCGGGAACGTCATGTTCTACGGCGCCACCGCCGGGGAGGGCTTCGTGCGCGGAGTCGTCGGCGAACGATTCTGCGTGCGCAATTCCGGTGTCACTGCGGTGGTGGAGGGTGTTGGCGACCACGGGTGCGAATACATGACCGGCGGTGTCGTCGTCGTTCTCGGCGCGACCGGCCGGAACTTCGCCGCCGGCATGTCGGGCGGCGTGGCCTACGTCCTCGACCTTGACCCACTGCGGGTCAATACCGAGATGGTGGATCTCGATCCACTGGACAGCGACGACGCCGAGGTGCTGGAGCGGCTGGTGCGCAAGCATGCGGCGGAAACCGGATCGACCGTGGCGGCGGAGTTGCTCGCCGACTGGCCGGCTGCACTGGCCCGCTTCACGAAGATAATGCCGCAGGACTACAAGCGGGTCCTGGCGGCGAAGGCGCTGGCGGAACAGACCGGCGCGGATGTCAACGAGCAGATTATGGCGGCTGCACATGGCTGA
- a CDS encoding glutamate synthase subunit beta, with protein MADPKGFLTTPRETPELRPVAERVRDWKEVYKPFPHEKLEQQAGRCMDCGIPFCHNACPLGNLIPEWNDLTWRSDWREAIERLHATNNFPEFTGRLCPAPCEAACVLSIDPDQTGGPVTIKLVEHELADRAWDEGWVTPQIPGRLSGKTVAVVGSGPAGLAAAQQLTRAGHTVVVYERADRIGGLLRYGIPEFKMEKWVLDRRLAQMEAEGTRFRPNVHVGVDISARELKSRYDAVVLAIGATVPRDLPAPGRELRGIHQAMEYLPIANRVQQGDLAEPTITAKDKRVVIIGGGDTGADCLGTAHRQGAKSVVQLEILPRPPLRPAPSTPWPTWPLMLRTSTAHEEGGERRFSVNTLEFLGDGAGNVRALRLVEVRMVDGRFEPIPGTEQELPADLVLLAMGFLGPERTLIEQFGLQTDVRGNIARDESYATNVPGVFVCGDAGRGQSLIVWAIAEGRAAAAAVDRFLTGVPRLPVPIAPSARPLT; from the coding sequence ATGGCTGATCCCAAAGGTTTCCTGACCACTCCGCGTGAGACACCTGAGCTGCGGCCGGTGGCCGAACGGGTGCGGGACTGGAAAGAGGTCTACAAGCCGTTTCCGCACGAGAAGCTCGAACAGCAGGCCGGCCGGTGCATGGACTGCGGCATTCCGTTCTGCCACAACGCCTGCCCGCTCGGCAACCTCATTCCCGAGTGGAACGACCTCACCTGGCGCAGCGACTGGCGGGAGGCCATCGAGCGGCTGCATGCCACCAACAATTTCCCGGAATTCACCGGCAGGCTCTGCCCCGCGCCGTGTGAGGCCGCGTGCGTCCTGTCGATTGACCCGGACCAGACCGGAGGCCCGGTCACCATCAAGCTGGTCGAGCACGAACTCGCTGACCGAGCGTGGGACGAAGGATGGGTGACACCCCAGATTCCCGGGCGTCTGTCGGGCAAAACTGTCGCTGTTGTCGGTTCCGGGCCGGCAGGGCTGGCCGCCGCGCAGCAATTGACCCGCGCCGGACACACCGTCGTCGTCTACGAGCGGGCCGACCGGATCGGCGGGCTGCTGCGGTACGGCATACCCGAATTCAAAATGGAGAAATGGGTCCTCGACCGGCGCCTGGCTCAGATGGAGGCGGAGGGAACCCGCTTCCGCCCGAATGTGCATGTCGGCGTGGATATCTCGGCCCGCGAGCTGAAAAGTCGCTATGACGCCGTGGTTTTGGCGATCGGTGCAACCGTGCCACGGGACCTTCCCGCGCCCGGCCGGGAGTTGCGCGGCATCCACCAGGCGATGGAGTACCTGCCGATTGCCAACCGGGTCCAGCAGGGCGACCTCGCTGAGCCGACGATTACGGCGAAGGACAAGCGGGTCGTCATTATCGGCGGCGGCGACACCGGCGCCGACTGCTTGGGCACCGCGCACCGGCAGGGCGCGAAATCCGTTGTGCAGCTGGAGATTCTGCCGCGACCGCCGCTGCGGCCCGCTCCGAGCACGCCGTGGCCGACCTGGCCGCTCATGTTGCGGACCTCCACCGCCCATGAGGAAGGCGGCGAACGCCGGTTCTCGGTGAACACGCTGGAGTTCCTTGGCGACGGAGCGGGGAACGTGCGCGCGCTGCGGCTCGTCGAGGTCCGGATGGTTGACGGCCGGTTCGAACCGATTCCCGGAACCGAGCAGGAATTGCCGGCTGATCTCGTGCTGCTCGCCATGGGTTTTCTGGGTCCCGAACGCACGCTCATCGAGCAATTCGGCCTGCAGACCGACGTCCGTGGAAACATCGCCCGCGATGAGTCGTATGCCACCAACGTTCCCGGGGTGTTCGTGTGCGGAGATGCCGGGCGTGGTCAATCTCTCATCGTGTGGGCGATTGCCGAAGGCCGTGCGGCGGCGGCGGCGGTGGATCGGTTCCTCACCGGGGTTCCGCGGCTTCCCGTACCCATCGCACCGAGCGCACGTCCGCTCACCTGA
- the pyk gene encoding pyruvate kinase, which translates to MSRRAKIVCTLGPATASPETIRQLVAAGMDVARLNASHGRHAEHEEMYRWVRKASDELGRAVGVLVDLQGPKIRLGRIAGGPVTLAAGDEFTITTEDVPGSAALVSTTYPGLPTDVHPGMRILVDDGRVSLEVLDVSGTRVRTRVIDGGVISDHKGLNVPGAALSVPALSDKDVDDLRWALRLGVDMVALSFVRSAADYADVARVMDEEGRRVPVIAKIEKPQAVEQLDAITEAFDGFMIARGDLGVEMPIEQVPLVQKRVIAAARRAAKPVIVATQLLDSMISATRPTRAEVSDCANAVLDGADALMLSGETSVGAHPVLTVQTMARIIERVEEEALAELPDVGGRPRTKGGAIAHAAVVLGADLDAKYLVAFTESGESARRLARYRSPIPLLAFTPVPATRSCLALTWGVETFLVAPVSHTDEMVRQVDRALLEIDRCRRGDLVVVIAGTPPGVSGSTNMLRVHRIGDTMDADHPAFQL; encoded by the coding sequence ATGAGCCGGCGGGCGAAAATCGTTTGTACGCTCGGTCCGGCGACGGCGTCTCCGGAGACTATTCGGCAACTGGTAGCGGCGGGGATGGACGTCGCCCGGTTGAACGCCAGTCACGGTCGGCATGCCGAGCACGAAGAGATGTACCGCTGGGTACGCAAGGCCTCCGACGAGCTCGGCCGCGCTGTGGGCGTGCTCGTTGACTTGCAGGGTCCGAAAATCCGCCTCGGTCGGATCGCCGGCGGGCCGGTGACGCTGGCCGCTGGTGACGAGTTCACCATCACCACTGAGGATGTGCCCGGCAGCGCGGCCCTGGTGTCTACCACGTATCCCGGTTTACCCACCGACGTGCATCCAGGGATGCGCATTCTTGTTGACGACGGGCGGGTGAGTCTGGAGGTGCTTGACGTCAGCGGAACGCGGGTCCGTACCCGGGTGATCGACGGTGGGGTGATCTCCGATCACAAGGGGCTCAATGTTCCCGGAGCCGCTCTCTCCGTGCCCGCGCTGAGCGACAAGGACGTCGACGACCTCCGGTGGGCGTTGCGTCTCGGCGTCGACATGGTCGCGCTCTCGTTTGTCCGTTCGGCGGCGGATTATGCCGACGTCGCCCGGGTCATGGACGAGGAGGGCCGGCGGGTTCCGGTCATCGCGAAAATCGAGAAGCCCCAAGCGGTTGAGCAATTGGACGCCATTACGGAGGCTTTTGACGGATTCATGATTGCCCGCGGTGACCTCGGCGTGGAAATGCCGATCGAACAAGTCCCGTTGGTGCAGAAGCGGGTCATCGCCGCGGCGCGGCGGGCGGCGAAACCCGTCATCGTCGCGACTCAGCTCCTCGACTCCATGATTAGCGCGACCCGGCCGACCCGCGCCGAGGTCTCGGACTGCGCGAACGCCGTCCTTGATGGAGCCGACGCGCTCATGCTCTCCGGCGAAACGAGCGTCGGCGCACATCCCGTTTTAACGGTCCAGACCATGGCGCGCATCATCGAACGGGTCGAGGAGGAAGCCCTCGCTGAATTGCCCGACGTCGGCGGCCGGCCCCGCACCAAGGGAGGCGCTATCGCGCACGCCGCCGTCGTTCTCGGTGCCGATCTCGACGCGAAGTACCTCGTCGCCTTCACGGAATCGGGTGAGAGTGCGCGGCGGCTGGCCCGGTACCGGTCGCCCATTCCGCTCCTCGCGTTCACGCCGGTGCCGGCGACCCGTTCCTGCCTTGCCCTGACGTGGGGGGTGGAGACGTTCCTTGTCGCGCCGGTCTCCCACACCGACGAGATGGTCCGCCAAGTGGATCGCGCGCTGCTCGAGATTGACCGTTGCCGCCGCGGGGACCTCGTCGTCGTCATTGCCGGTACGCCGCCCGGGGTCTCCGGCTCGACCAACATGCTGCGGGTGCACCGGATCGGCGACACGATGGACGCCGACCATCCGGCGTTTCAACTCTGA
- a CDS encoding response regulator: MPTPAEVAAASRRQRPRRRAVIAEDEALIRLDLRETLEELGFDVVGEAADGAHAVELAAQLRPDVVVLDVKMPVLDGITAARQITSQRIAPVVILTAFSQRDLIERARDAGALAYLVKPFNAAELLPAIEIATSRHAELLALEREVTELSERLETRKIIERAKGVLQTVHGWSEPEAFRWIQRTAMNERVPMRDVAERVLRDGRADGPTSS; the protein is encoded by the coding sequence GTGCCGACCCCGGCCGAGGTGGCGGCGGCGTCCCGGCGGCAACGCCCTCGACGTCGCGCAGTGATCGCTGAGGACGAGGCGTTGATCCGGCTGGACTTGCGGGAGACGCTTGAGGAGTTGGGGTTTGACGTCGTCGGCGAGGCCGCTGACGGAGCGCACGCGGTGGAACTCGCCGCGCAGCTTCGCCCCGACGTCGTCGTGCTCGATGTCAAGATGCCGGTGCTCGATGGCATAACGGCCGCCCGGCAGATCACGTCACAGCGCATCGCCCCGGTGGTGATTCTCACCGCTTTCTCCCAGCGTGATCTCATCGAGCGAGCCCGTGACGCCGGGGCGTTGGCCTACCTCGTCAAACCGTTCAACGCGGCCGAGTTGCTCCCCGCCATTGAGATCGCGACCAGCCGGCACGCCGAGTTGTTGGCTCTGGAACGCGAGGTGACCGAGCTCTCCGAGCGGCTGGAGACGAGAAAGATCATCGAGCGGGCGAAGGGGGTGCTCCAGACCGTGCACGGGTGGAGCGAGCCGGAGGCGTTCCGGTGGATTCAGCGGACCGCGATGAACGAGCGGGTGCCGATGCGTGACGTCGCCGAGCGTGTCCTGCGCGACGGCCGGGCGGACGGGCCGACGTCCTCGTGA
- a CDS encoding branched-chain amino acid ABC transporter substrate-binding protein, producing MKRRFAAAVIPLTVAGLVVSACSSGKSSGGSGGKPVFKIGYEGPLSGGNAQLGLNMKYAVQLAINEANAKGDLPFVLQYTEADDQGSGDKSPAAAQQLIDDKQVMAVVGPAFSGATKAAEPKFADADLATVSPSATSPALATFGWKTFFRIVADDNAQGPADADYAVNKLGIKNIFAIDDASAYGQPLEQAFENQAKKDGAQVTHQSVPGTTQCQAGSGNTQQYPAVATTIKNSGAELVFYAGYYCDFALLAKALRQAGYTGKLFSDDASLDPKYIEQAGASVAEGTYISCACADITTNPKAQSFVTNFKKLAGFDVSVYSAEAYDATNVIISVLKELGPKATRAQVVDKLRTVDYQGITKEVKFQSNGNIAGSAVYIYQVQNGKIVSLGLSS from the coding sequence GTGAAACGACGGTTCGCAGCAGCGGTCATCCCGCTCACGGTGGCAGGCTTGGTGGTCTCAGCCTGCTCCAGTGGCAAGAGCTCGGGCGGTTCTGGTGGCAAGCCGGTCTTCAAGATCGGTTATGAGGGACCGCTCTCCGGGGGCAATGCCCAGCTCGGGTTGAACATGAAGTACGCCGTGCAGTTGGCCATCAACGAGGCGAACGCGAAAGGCGACCTTCCCTTCGTCCTCCAATACACCGAGGCCGATGACCAAGGCTCGGGAGACAAGTCGCCGGCCGCCGCACAGCAACTTATTGACGACAAGCAGGTGATGGCCGTGGTCGGTCCGGCATTCTCCGGAGCGACCAAAGCGGCCGAGCCGAAGTTCGCGGACGCGGACCTGGCCACGGTGAGCCCGTCCGCCACCTCGCCGGCGTTGGCGACCTTCGGGTGGAAGACCTTCTTCCGGATCGTCGCGGACGACAACGCCCAGGGCCCGGCCGATGCGGACTACGCCGTCAACAAGCTCGGCATCAAGAACATCTTCGCGATCGACGACGCGAGTGCCTACGGGCAGCCGCTGGAGCAGGCGTTCGAGAACCAGGCGAAGAAGGACGGCGCCCAGGTAACCCACCAGTCGGTGCCGGGCACCACGCAGTGCCAGGCCGGGTCAGGGAACACCCAGCAGTACCCGGCGGTCGCCACCACGATCAAGAATTCCGGTGCCGAACTCGTGTTCTACGCCGGCTACTACTGTGACTTCGCGCTGCTGGCGAAAGCCCTGCGGCAGGCTGGATACACCGGCAAACTCTTCTCCGACGACGCCAGCCTGGACCCGAAGTACATCGAACAGGCCGGCGCCTCGGTCGCCGAAGGCACGTACATCAGCTGCGCGTGCGCTGACATCACGACGAATCCGAAGGCACAGAGCTTCGTCACCAACTTCAAGAAGCTTGCTGGTTTCGACGTGAGCGTGTACTCGGCTGAGGCGTACGACGCCACCAACGTCATCATTTCGGTCCTCAAGGAGCTGGGCCCGAAGGCGACCCGCGCACAAGTTGTCGACAAGCTGCGCACCGTCGACTACCAGGGCATCACCAAGGAAGTGAAATTCCAGAGCAACGGAAATATCGCCGGCAGTGCGGTCTACATCTACCAGGTCCAGAACGGCAAAATCGTCTCGTTGGGCCTGAGCAGTTAG
- a CDS encoding branched-chain amino acid ABC transporter permease encodes MCVTRHFWDFFVSGLANGFVYALIALGYTLVYGVLQLINFAHSEVFMSGGFGGLFAINFAIGSRHPHGLSSVWFVLVGLAAGAVTGGVVAYILERVAYRPLRRRNAPKLAFLISAIGMSYFLYNLAGKEFGRDARTMKPPFTVSPNKPLFTVFGAPVNLYDAVIAVSAIAMLILLDRVVQQTRLGQGIRAVAQDADTAALMGVNIDRVIAQTFVLGGLLGGAAGFLFGLGTAGVSYTMGFTPGIKAFTAAVLGGIGNIRGAMLGGLLLGVVENLSSACFGASWVDVVAFYILVLVLLVRPMGLLGERLGRSA; translated from the coding sequence GTGTGCGTCACCCGGCATTTCTGGGATTTCTTCGTCAGCGGGCTGGCGAACGGATTCGTCTACGCGCTGATCGCCTTGGGATACACGCTGGTGTACGGCGTACTGCAGCTCATCAACTTCGCGCACAGCGAAGTCTTCATGTCGGGTGGGTTTGGCGGCCTCTTTGCGATTAATTTCGCGATCGGCAGCCGGCATCCGCACGGTCTGTCGTCGGTGTGGTTTGTTCTTGTCGGGCTCGCCGCCGGTGCGGTGACCGGCGGTGTCGTCGCCTACATCCTCGAGCGGGTCGCGTATCGCCCGCTGCGGCGGCGCAACGCGCCCAAATTGGCGTTCCTCATCAGCGCGATCGGAATGTCGTACTTCTTGTACAACCTGGCCGGGAAAGAATTCGGCCGCGACGCGCGCACGATGAAGCCGCCGTTCACTGTCTCGCCGAACAAGCCGCTCTTCACCGTTTTCGGCGCCCCGGTGAATCTGTACGACGCGGTCATCGCCGTATCGGCCATCGCCATGCTGATCCTCCTCGACCGCGTCGTCCAGCAGACCCGACTGGGGCAGGGCATCCGGGCGGTCGCCCAGGACGCCGACACCGCCGCCCTGATGGGCGTGAACATCGACCGCGTCATTGCGCAGACCTTCGTCCTCGGCGGATTGCTCGGCGGCGCCGCGGGTTTCCTCTTCGGGCTTGGCACGGCGGGGGTGAGTTACACGATGGGCTTCACCCCGGGCATCAAGGCGTTCACCGCTGCCGTGCTCGGGGGCATCGGAAATATCCGGGGGGCGATGCTCGGCGGTCTGCTGCTCGGCGTCGTCGAGAATCTCTCCTCGGCCTGCTTCGGCGCGAGCTGGGTGGACGTCGTCGCGTTTTACATTCTGGTTCTGGTCCTGCTCGTACGGCCGATGGGCCTGCTCGGCGAGCGGTTGGGGAGGTCGGCGTGA